A part of Chitinimonas koreensis genomic DNA contains:
- a CDS encoding aminopeptidase produces MRPRFFLPSFLAVLLAGCANIAYVGQAAGGQAEVMNKSRPIGAVIDDPATSPALADKLRLARRIRAFAISALGLPDNASYTRYADLGRPYALWNVVSTPPLSLQPTESCFPIAGCLAYRGYYVEADAQRYADERRAAGEDVFLYGIPAYSTLGWFNDPLLNTTARYDETALARLIFHELAHQVVYVQDDSAFNEAFATAVELEGFERWLAERADPALEAGYRKAELRRAAFRALMEDGRRQLAAIYGSEAGENEKLEEKGRVLAALGERYAALKAEWGGYLGYDYWFAPLPNNAHFASQATYHDKVPAWRALFRSVGGDFPAFFAAARALAQKNKATRDETLAAVGVAAFSGERQQGAMTGIPADQGRRVSRDTR; encoded by the coding sequence ATGCGCCCTCGCTTCTTTCTGCCGTCTTTCCTCGCCGTCCTGCTGGCCGGTTGCGCCAACATCGCCTACGTCGGCCAGGCCGCCGGCGGCCAGGCCGAAGTCATGAACAAGTCGCGGCCGATCGGCGCGGTGATCGACGATCCGGCCACGTCGCCGGCGCTGGCCGACAAGCTCCGGCTGGCGCGCCGCATCCGCGCCTTCGCGATCAGCGCGCTCGGCCTGCCCGACAATGCCAGCTACACCCGCTACGCCGACCTGGGCCGGCCCTATGCGCTGTGGAACGTGGTCAGCACGCCGCCCTTGTCGCTGCAGCCGACCGAGAGCTGCTTCCCGATCGCCGGCTGCCTGGCCTACCGCGGCTACTACGTCGAGGCCGACGCCCAGCGCTATGCCGACGAGCGCCGGGCGGCCGGCGAGGACGTGTTCCTCTACGGCATCCCGGCCTATTCGACGCTGGGCTGGTTCAACGATCCACTGCTCAACACCACCGCGCGCTACGACGAGACGGCGCTGGCGCGGCTGATCTTCCACGAGCTGGCGCACCAGGTGGTCTACGTGCAGGACGACAGCGCCTTCAACGAGGCCTTCGCCACCGCGGTCGAGCTCGAGGGCTTCGAGCGCTGGCTGGCCGAGCGCGCCGATCCGGCGCTGGAAGCCGGCTACCGCAAGGCGGAGCTGCGCCGCGCCGCCTTCCGCGCGCTGATGGAGGACGGCCGCCGGCAACTGGCTGCGATCTACGGCAGCGAAGCGGGCGAGAACGAGAAACTGGAAGAGAAGGGCAGGGTGCTGGCGGCGCTGGGCGAGCGCTATGCGGCGCTGAAGGCCGAGTGGGGCGGCTACCTGGGCTACGACTATTGGTTCGCGCCCTTGCCCAACAATGCGCATTTCGCCTCGCAGGCGACCTACCACGACAAGGTGCCGGCCTGGCGCGCGCTGTTCCGCTCGGTCGGTGGCGATTTCCCGGCCTTCTTCGCGGCGGCGCGGGCGCTGGCGCAAAAAAATAAGGCCACCCGTGACGAAACACTGGCGGCCGTGGGAGTTGCTGCTTTTTCAGGGGAGAGGCAGCAAGGAGCAATGACCGGCATCCCTGCCGATCAAGGGCGACGGGTGTCGCGAGACACCCGTTGA
- a CDS encoding DUF6973 domain-containing protein — MTLITAGLYSNYQADKRGGLKQGEAKGINDQYDAYRHALFSAMLTIRFGEAYARSVTEDHEVNDPNTAEESNMDRWNNDVGVQIGLSIQPDEDLAQKVYDAVRIGITINDPMNDSRRYGIDPITIDLDYSAPEFNREGRGAYDQIDDKVSTDFNRAIGWQPPRDPLALDLDGDGVETTPADGNILFDHDADGLKTGTGWLSADDAWLVHDLDGNGTIDSGRELFGVDTQVPGGTATDGFAAARMLDSNADGVLSADDTAWSELKLWRDLNQDGLSQAGELQSLAAHGIASIGLSATLQNRDLGNGNVILYGGEYTRTDGSTGLANAHNLGQDTFHSEYVDPLPVSEAAAALPDMQGSGHVRSLREAMSQSPQLLELVQRFVQAASSTEQAALAGQIALAWGETSPLQAEAVKRSPDFGNWRRPAVLVATGR, encoded by the coding sequence ATGACACTTATAACCGCAGGCCTGTATTCGAATTACCAGGCTGACAAACGTGGCGGCTTGAAGCAAGGGGAAGCAAAGGGTATTAATGATCAATACGACGCCTATCGACACGCACTATTTTCAGCAATGCTAACGATCCGCTTTGGAGAAGCGTACGCACGTTCCGTCACTGAAGATCATGAAGTAAACGACCCCAATACAGCGGAAGAATCCAACATGGATCGTTGGAACAATGATGTGGGGGTACAAATTGGACTGAGCATTCAACCCGACGAGGATTTGGCACAAAAGGTATACGATGCTGTCAGGATAGGAATCACAATTAATGACCCTATGAATGACTCCCGCAGGTACGGTATAGATCCAATCACTATTGATCTGGATTATTCAGCCCCAGAATTCAACCGCGAAGGCCGCGGCGCCTACGATCAAATCGACGACAAAGTCTCCACCGACTTCAACCGCGCCATCGGCTGGCAACCCCCACGCGACCCGCTCGCCCTCGACCTCGACGGCGACGGCGTCGAAACCACTCCCGCCGACGGCAACATCCTGTTCGACCACGACGCCGACGGCCTCAAGACCGGTACCGGCTGGCTCTCCGCCGACGACGCCTGGCTGGTCCACGACCTCGACGGCAACGGCACCATCGACTCCGGCCGCGAGCTGTTCGGCGTCGATACCCAGGTTCCGGGCGGTACGGCCACCGATGGCTTCGCCGCCGCCCGCATGCTCGACAGCAACGCCGACGGCGTCCTCAGCGCCGACGACACCGCCTGGTCCGAACTCAAGCTCTGGCGCGACCTCAATCAGGACGGCCTCTCGCAGGCCGGCGAACTGCAATCACTGGCCGCCCATGGCATCGCGAGCATCGGCCTGAGCGCCACCCTGCAGAATCGCGACCTCGGCAATGGTAACGTCATCCTATACGGTGGCGAGTACACCCGTACCGATGGCAGCACCGGCCTCGCCAATGCCCACAACCTCGGCCAAGACACCTTCCACAGCGAATACGTCGACCCGCTGCCGGTCAGCGAGGCCGCCGCCGCCCTGCCCGACATGCAAGGCTCCGGCCACGTCCGCAGCCTGCGCGAGGCCATGAGCCAGTCGCCCCAGTTACTCGAACTGGTGCAGCGCTTTGTCCAGGCCGCCAGCAGTACCGAGCAGGCGGCGCTGGCCGGGCAGATCGCGCTGGCCTGGGGCGAGACCAGCCCGCTACAGGCTGAGGCAGTCAAGAGGTCGCCGGACTTTGGAAACTGGCGCCGACCGGCGGTTTTGGTGGCTACAGGCAGATAG
- a CDS encoding calcium-binding protein, translating to MGQCRINDKVSTDFNRAIGYQPPRDPLALDLDLDLDGDGVETTPADGNILFDHDADGLKTGTGWLSADDAWLVRDLDGNGTIDSGRELFGVDTQVPGGTATDGFAAARMLDSNADGQLSAADAAWNELKLWRDLNQDGISQAGELQSLDAHGVASISLHSSLQDRNLGNGNVILYGGEYTRTDGSTGLTNALNLGQDTFHREYVDPLPISEAAAALPDLQGSGQVRDLREAMSQSPQLLALVQRFAQATSSSEQAALVGQIVLAWGETSPLQGGQDGFMQWQDGHAYRLTYADRDVVLTVRDGQDHAVLPYVETLERFNGRTLVSGPGENDPFTWNGLLPLGTSSNNGSIADLTYYGLIERPQLDLLMQAWRSLAGSVYQALAVQTRQADWFDQVELVFDETGVRMDFGRLDAQIAAAAEVDAAGALLDLLTFVSAHGGDNLAHMGWDYRSTLARVATQADPAALADLQLDLNEFDLAGVNGATGPLQGGAGQDALFGAAGHDTLEGAAGNDLLLGGAGDDRLVGGDDSANDTLIGGTGSDFLQGDGGADLYGFRRGDGADTIESAVHDADETDTLVFGPGIAAADLSFRRVGNDLVIGYGAGDSITVKYHYGSPNWASYAGLKQVVFDGGSLQSLQALISASALVLGDAAVNSDFGAAADWIVAGAGNDTIAAGDGDNRVYGNGGDDALSARWGADLLDGGAGDDRLDGDIGADTLVGGTGSDWMNGASGNDTYRLALGDGADIIESAAHDADEVDTLVFGQGIAAADLAFHREGNDLIVAYGAGDAVTVKHHYGSPNWSSYAALKQIVFADGSTARLADLLADMAMAMTGTDGADYPSLTDAREVYRAGAGNDTVQAYGGNDVLDGGTGNDYLDGGYGDDLLDGGAGNDRLLDTEGADTYMFERGDGNDTINDNSSTSQPDTLRFGSGIGLDDLTFQMVDKNLVIRYGGTDTVAILNHYGFGYPWYGANRIERLQLADGTDLDLSAAVAAKGISGSSDSETLEFDDNGTLAWAGGGSDGLYGGNGDDSLYGEGGNDLINAGAATTY from the coding sequence TTGGGCCAATGCCGCATCAACGACAAAGTCTCCACCGACTTCAACCGCGCCATCGGCTACCAACCCCCACGCGACCCCTTGGCCCTCGACCTCGACCTCGACCTCGACGGCGACGGCGTCGAAACCACTCCCGCCGACGGCAACATCCTGTTCGACCACGACGCCGACGGCCTCAAGACCGGTACCGGCTGGCTCTCCGCCGACGACGCCTGGCTGGTTCGCGACCTCGACGGCAACGGCACCATCGACTCCGGCCGCGAACTGTTCGGCGTCGATACCCAGGTTCCGGGCGGTACGGCCACCGATGGCTTCGCCGCCGCCCGCATGCTCGACAGCAACGCCGACGGCCAGCTCAGCGCGGCCGACGCGGCCTGGAACGAACTCAAGCTCTGGCGCGATCTGAACCAGGACGGCATATCGCAGGCCGGCGAACTGCAATCGCTCGATGCCCACGGCGTGGCGAGCATCTCGCTGCACTCATCGCTGCAAGATCGCAATCTCGGCAATGGTAACGTCATCCTGTATGGCGGCGAGTACACCCGCACCGATGGCAGCACCGGCCTGACCAATGCCCTGAACCTCGGCCAGGACACCTTCCACCGCGAATACGTCGACCCGCTGCCGATCAGCGAAGCCGCCGCCGCCCTGCCCGACCTGCAGGGTTCCGGCCAGGTGCGCGACCTGCGCGAGGCGATGAGCCAGTCGCCCCAACTGCTGGCACTGGTGCAGCGCTTCGCCCAGGCCACCAGCAGCTCCGAACAGGCGGCGCTGGTAGGGCAGATCGTGCTGGCCTGGGGCGAGACCAGCCCGCTGCAGGGCGGACAGGATGGCTTCATGCAATGGCAAGACGGCCACGCCTACCGCCTGACCTACGCCGATCGCGACGTGGTGCTGACCGTGCGCGACGGCCAGGACCATGCCGTGCTGCCCTATGTGGAGACGCTGGAACGCTTCAATGGCCGGACCTTGGTCAGCGGGCCTGGCGAGAACGACCCGTTCACCTGGAACGGGCTGCTCCCGCTGGGTACCAGCTCCAACAATGGCTCGATCGCGGACTTGACGTATTACGGCCTGATCGAGCGGCCCCAGCTCGACCTGCTGATGCAGGCCTGGCGGTCGCTGGCCGGCTCGGTCTACCAGGCGCTGGCCGTCCAGACCCGCCAGGCGGACTGGTTCGACCAGGTCGAACTGGTGTTCGACGAGACCGGCGTGCGGATGGACTTCGGCAGGCTCGATGCACAGATCGCAGCCGCAGCCGAGGTCGACGCGGCCGGCGCGCTGCTCGACCTCCTGACCTTCGTCAGTGCACACGGCGGCGACAACCTGGCGCACATGGGCTGGGACTACCGCAGCACGCTGGCCCGCGTGGCGACGCAGGCCGACCCGGCCGCGCTGGCGGATTTGCAGCTGGACCTGAACGAATTCGACCTGGCCGGCGTGAACGGGGCGACCGGCCCGCTGCAGGGCGGTGCCGGCCAGGACGCGCTGTTCGGCGCCGCCGGCCACGACACGCTGGAAGGCGCCGCCGGCAACGACCTGCTGCTCGGTGGCGCCGGTGACGATCGCCTGGTGGGCGGCGACGACAGTGCGAACGACACCCTGATCGGCGGGACGGGCAGCGATTTCCTGCAAGGCGACGGCGGGGCCGACCTCTATGGCTTCCGCCGCGGCGACGGCGCGGACACCATCGAGAGCGCGGTGCACGACGCCGACGAGACCGACACGCTGGTGTTCGGGCCGGGCATCGCGGCAGCCGATCTAAGCTTCCGCCGCGTGGGCAACGACCTGGTCATCGGCTACGGCGCGGGCGACTCGATCACCGTCAAGTATCACTATGGTTCGCCGAACTGGGCCAGCTATGCCGGCCTCAAGCAGGTGGTCTTCGACGGCGGCAGCCTGCAATCCTTGCAGGCCCTGATCTCGGCCAGCGCACTCGTGCTGGGCGACGCCGCGGTCAACAGCGATTTCGGCGCCGCCGCCGACTGGATCGTGGCCGGCGCCGGCAACGACACCATCGCGGCCGGCGACGGCGACAACCGTGTCTACGGCAACGGCGGCGACGACGCGCTGAGCGCGCGCTGGGGCGCCGACCTGCTCGACGGCGGCGCCGGCGACGACCGGCTCGACGGCGACATCGGCGCCGATACCCTGGTCGGCGGCACCGGCAGCGACTGGATGAACGGTGCCAGCGGCAACGATACCTACCGCCTCGCCCTGGGCGACGGCGCGGACATCATCGAGAGCGCAGCGCACGATGCCGACGAGGTCGACACGCTGGTATTCGGGCAGGGTATCGCCGCCGCCGATCTGGCGTTCCACCGCGAAGGCAACGACCTGATCGTCGCCTACGGCGCCGGCGACGCGGTCACCGTCAAGCACCACTACGGCTCGCCGAACTGGAGCAGCTACGCCGCGCTCAAACAGATCGTCTTCGCCGACGGCAGCACGGCCCGACTTGCGGACCTGCTGGCCGACATGGCCATGGCCATGACTGGCACCGACGGAGCCGACTACCCCAGCCTGACCGACGCGCGCGAGGTCTACCGGGCTGGTGCCGGCAACGACACGGTCCAGGCCTATGGCGGCAACGACGTCCTCGACGGCGGCACGGGCAACGACTACCTAGACGGTGGCTACGGCGACGACCTGCTGGACGGCGGCGCGGGCAACGACCGGCTGCTCGATACCGAAGGCGCGGACACCTACATGTTCGAGCGCGGCGATGGCAACGACACGATCAACGACAACAGCAGCACCAGCCAGCCGGACACGCTGCGCTTCGGCAGCGGCATCGGGCTCGACGACCTGACATTCCAGATGGTCGACAAGAACCTGGTCATCCGCTACGGCGGGACCGATACGGTCGCCATCCTCAACCACTACGGCTTCGGCTATCCATGGTACGGCGCCAACCGGATCGAACGGCTGCAATTGGCCGACGGGACCGACCTCGACCTCTCGGCCGCCGTGGCGGCCAAGGGCATCTCCGGTTCATCGGACAGCGAAACCCTGGAATTCGACGACAACGGCACGCTGGCCTGGGCCGGCGGTGGCAGCGATGGCCTGTATGGCGGCAACGGCGACGACAGCTTGTACGGCGAAGGCGGCAACGACCTGATCAATGCAGGGGCGGCGACGACCTACTGA
- a CDS encoding benzoate/H(+) symporter BenE family transporter produces MPRLIPLPALAAGFITVLVGYTSSAAIIFQAAEAAGAGPAELASWLMVLGLGMGLTCIGLSLRYKVPVATAWSTPGAALLATGLAGHGMGEAVGAFVFSAALITLFGVTGWFERAIRHIPLSIAGAMLAGVLVKFGMNVFVSLQGRIELVLPMFFTYLVLKRLAPRYAVVGVLAVGVALAAFFGLIRPEGLHWDIATPIWTTPVFEPAVLIGVGIPLFVVTMASQNIPGVAVLRSSGYHPPISPLIGWTGFVNLVLAPFGCFALNLAAITAAICMGREAHEDPAKRYLAAVAAGGFYLLLGLLGGSVGALFAAFPKELVLAVAGIALFGALASGLALAVREEAQREPALITFLVTASGMSLAGIGSAFWGLVAGGLAWWLLGRARRGADRERNRRWKDFVGAASAANRRSVYDRPFAAEAAPTVGPYAQCQLAASTGASACCCSAASVNCPSGGGVRPAMACTRASTWLCSSTLPSAVSKLSTR; encoded by the coding sequence ATGCCCAGACTGATCCCGCTGCCGGCCCTGGCCGCCGGCTTCATCACCGTGCTGGTCGGCTATACCAGCTCGGCCGCCATCATCTTCCAGGCTGCCGAGGCGGCCGGCGCCGGGCCGGCCGAGCTCGCCTCCTGGCTGATGGTGCTGGGCCTGGGCATGGGGCTGACCTGCATCGGCCTGTCGCTGCGCTACAAGGTGCCGGTGGCCACCGCCTGGTCGACGCCGGGCGCGGCGCTGCTGGCCACCGGCCTGGCCGGCCACGGCATGGGCGAGGCGGTCGGCGCCTTCGTGTTCTCGGCCGCGCTGATCACGCTGTTCGGCGTCACCGGCTGGTTCGAGCGCGCCATCCGCCATATCCCGCTGTCGATCGCCGGGGCGATGCTGGCCGGTGTGCTGGTCAAGTTCGGCATGAACGTGTTCGTCTCGCTGCAGGGCCGCATCGAGCTGGTGCTGCCGATGTTCTTCACCTACCTCGTGCTGAAGCGGCTGGCGCCGCGCTACGCGGTGGTCGGCGTGCTGGCGGTCGGCGTCGCGCTGGCGGCCTTCTTCGGCCTGATCCGGCCCGAAGGCCTGCACTGGGACATCGCCACCCCGATCTGGACCACGCCGGTGTTCGAGCCGGCCGTGCTGATCGGCGTCGGCATCCCGCTGTTCGTGGTCACCATGGCCTCGCAGAACATCCCCGGCGTGGCAGTGCTGCGCTCTTCGGGCTACCACCCGCCGATCTCGCCGCTGATCGGCTGGACCGGCTTCGTCAACCTGGTGCTGGCGCCGTTCGGCTGCTTCGCGCTCAACCTGGCGGCCATCACCGCGGCCATCTGCATGGGCCGCGAGGCGCACGAGGATCCGGCCAAGCGCTACCTCGCCGCGGTGGCGGCCGGCGGCTTCTACCTGCTGCTGGGCCTGCTCGGCGGCTCGGTCGGCGCGCTGTTCGCGGCCTTTCCCAAGGAACTGGTGCTGGCGGTGGCCGGCATCGCGCTGTTCGGCGCGCTGGCCAGCGGCCTGGCGCTGGCGGTGCGCGAGGAGGCCCAGCGCGAGCCGGCGCTGATCACTTTCCTGGTCACCGCCTCGGGCATGAGCCTGGCCGGCATCGGCTCGGCCTTCTGGGGGCTGGTGGCGGGCGGGCTGGCCTGGTGGTTGCTCGGGCGGGCAAGGCGGGGCGCTGACCGAGAGCGGAACCGACGGTGGAAGGACTTCGTAGGAGCGGCTTCAGCCGCGAATCGCCGTTCTGTCTACGATCGACCATTCGCGGCTGAAGCCGCTCCTACCGTCGGGCCGTACGCTCAATGCCAGCTGGCAGCCAGCACCGGCGCCAGCGCCTGCTGCTGCTCGGCCGCCAGCGTCAACTGCCCCAGCGGCGGCGGCGTGAGGCCCGCCATGGCCTGTACCAGGGCGTCCACCTGGCTCTGCAGCAGCACCTTGCCATCGGCGGTTTCGAAGCTTTCGACCCGGTAG
- a CDS encoding pilus assembly protein: MRKRFQIKPLCNWVCLVLATYPAAGALAAEPYPALPPTLSTAVTPNIMLFIDNSGSMADPPKAGEAKKIETARKVATNLVSDPANRKLRWGLFSFHPQENAKAGILQSAIKERTGDAELKELTDKIAGLNPDTWTPLAEATYEMSRYWRGMDSFYWKNTSYTSPIQYRCQKNFQIIITDGEPTQDDTFASDTQDPTRKGYSNALNGMTRHAFEQDLRDTTALDLDKKSFNDTRFPQQNVSSYTVGFAVDYPLLKLAAEEAGGKYFTATGEKELSDSLNNAVASIVSSTSNAGGVAVQSDVLTAGNYVYQPVFNPSDWHGELRRYGLSANGTIDFASKLDANAVLNARKTARSIYTSKVIKGVSSSFTFDDTNGLVAMTATQKSLLGADDTERKKVINYLRGTDQTGMRKRTNKLGDIVDAQPSVVGKPLGYTTDPDYPAFQTIHANRSMVFIGANDGMLHGFAWSDMSELFGYIPAAVYPHLKDLTKTTYGQAGTPHTYHVNGQTRQEDVKIGDNWTTMLVGGLGQGGQGYFAIDATRADNFARAADTVKWEWNDQSDSSVGYTFATPLIYNVRISENEVKPAAILANGYNNDYDDSAVGGSKNASRTSALYLVDVATGVPIKTFVLPAGSTGLSSPAGVDYGQDGILDLIYVGDENGNLWRFDVTDNGAYKIEPKLIFTAPANQPIVMRPAIVPITESTKGTPVGNMVLFGTGRLLTEADRGDTNQQALYGVLDKLEENPKVITQASLVEQTVTGTATVSTPGMRAGNYRKVSENALEVTSEKETKLGWYMNLPVSTERLVASPLAFNDKVIFSTGITSSSEKCLPGGKGWIMGLNPLTGSVTMDARRKVPYSFLDLNLDNKASSADQIPFSGTNSYVSGYEMDGIPTESAFAAKSLKVTAPAVDDSGLGNAGAVIALREANAMGVYTAYGPNGTKTGKPIKRPNPDGAGLFANGTLGKDDLSTANLVSPSSGVKIERVTWREIVQ, from the coding sequence ATGCGAAAGCGATTCCAGATCAAGCCGCTCTGCAACTGGGTATGCCTGGTGCTCGCCACCTACCCGGCCGCCGGTGCGCTCGCCGCCGAGCCCTACCCCGCGCTGCCGCCCACGCTGTCGACGGCCGTGACGCCGAACATCATGCTGTTCATCGACAACTCGGGCAGTATGGCCGACCCGCCCAAGGCCGGCGAAGCCAAGAAGATCGAGACCGCGCGCAAGGTGGCCACCAACCTGGTGTCGGACCCGGCCAACCGCAAGCTGCGCTGGGGCCTGTTCTCGTTCCACCCGCAGGAGAACGCCAAGGCCGGCATCCTGCAGTCCGCCATCAAGGAGCGGACCGGCGACGCCGAGCTGAAGGAGCTGACCGACAAGATCGCCGGCCTGAACCCGGACACCTGGACGCCCCTGGCCGAAGCCACCTACGAGATGAGCCGCTACTGGCGCGGCATGGACAGCTTCTACTGGAAGAACACCAGCTACACCTCGCCGATCCAGTACCGCTGCCAGAAGAACTTCCAGATCATCATCACCGACGGCGAGCCGACCCAGGACGACACCTTCGCCAGCGATACGCAGGATCCGACGCGCAAGGGCTATTCGAACGCGCTCAACGGCATGACCCGCCACGCCTTCGAGCAGGATCTGCGCGATACCACCGCGCTGGACCTGGACAAGAAGTCGTTCAACGACACGCGCTTCCCGCAGCAGAACGTCAGCAGCTACACCGTCGGCTTCGCGGTCGACTACCCGCTGCTCAAGCTGGCGGCCGAGGAGGCCGGCGGCAAGTACTTCACCGCCACCGGCGAGAAGGAATTGTCCGACTCGCTCAACAACGCGGTAGCCAGCATCGTCTCGTCGACCTCGAACGCCGGCGGCGTGGCGGTGCAGTCCGACGTGCTGACGGCCGGCAACTACGTCTACCAGCCGGTGTTCAACCCGAGCGACTGGCATGGCGAGCTGCGCCGCTACGGCCTTTCCGCCAACGGCACCATCGACTTCGCCAGCAAGCTCGACGCCAACGCCGTGCTCAATGCCCGCAAGACCGCCCGCTCGATCTACACCTCCAAGGTGATCAAGGGCGTCAGCAGCAGCTTCACCTTCGACGACACGAACGGCCTCGTCGCCATGACGGCCACCCAGAAGTCCTTGCTCGGCGCAGACGATACCGAGCGCAAGAAGGTGATCAACTACCTGCGCGGCACCGACCAGACCGGCATGCGCAAGCGCACCAACAAGCTCGGCGACATCGTCGACGCCCAGCCCTCGGTGGTCGGCAAGCCGCTCGGCTATACCACCGACCCCGACTATCCCGCCTTCCAGACCATCCACGCCAACCGCAGCATGGTGTTCATCGGCGCCAACGACGGCATGCTGCACGGCTTCGCCTGGTCCGACATGAGCGAGCTGTTCGGCTATATCCCGGCCGCGGTCTACCCTCACCTGAAGGATCTGACCAAGACCACCTACGGCCAGGCCGGCACGCCGCACACTTATCACGTCAACGGCCAGACCCGGCAGGAAGACGTCAAGATCGGCGACAACTGGACCACCATGCTGGTCGGCGGCCTGGGCCAGGGCGGCCAGGGCTATTTCGCCATCGACGCGACCCGCGCCGACAACTTCGCCAGGGCCGCCGACACGGTGAAGTGGGAGTGGAACGACCAGAGCGACAGTTCGGTCGGCTATACCTTCGCCACGCCGCTGATCTACAACGTGCGCATCTCGGAGAACGAGGTGAAGCCGGCCGCCATCCTGGCCAACGGCTACAACAACGACTACGACGACAGCGCGGTCGGCGGCAGCAAGAACGCCAGCCGGACCTCGGCGCTCTACTTGGTCGACGTCGCCACCGGCGTGCCGATCAAGACCTTCGTGCTGCCGGCCGGCAGCACCGGCCTGTCCTCGCCGGCCGGCGTCGACTACGGCCAGGACGGCATCCTCGACCTCATCTACGTCGGCGACGAGAACGGCAACCTGTGGCGCTTCGACGTCACCGACAACGGCGCCTACAAGATCGAGCCCAAGCTGATCTTCACCGCGCCGGCCAACCAGCCGATCGTGATGCGGCCGGCCATCGTGCCGATCACCGAGAGCACCAAGGGCACGCCAGTCGGCAACATGGTGCTGTTCGGCACCGGCCGGCTGCTGACCGAGGCCGACCGCGGCGACACCAACCAGCAGGCGCTGTACGGCGTGCTCGACAAGCTGGAGGAAAACCCGAAGGTGATCACCCAGGCCTCGCTGGTCGAGCAGACCGTGACCGGCACCGCCACCGTCTCCACGCCCGGCATGCGCGCCGGCAACTACCGCAAGGTGTCGGAAAACGCGCTCGAAGTGACCAGCGAAAAGGAAACCAAGCTCGGCTGGTACATGAACCTGCCGGTGTCGACCGAGCGGCTGGTCGCCTCGCCGCTGGCCTTCAACGACAAGGTGATCTTCAGCACCGGCATCACCTCTTCCAGCGAGAAGTGCCTGCCCGGCGGCAAGGGCTGGATCATGGGCCTGAATCCGCTGACCGGCTCGGTCACCATGGATGCGCGCCGCAAGGTGCCGTACAGCTTTCTCGACCTCAACCTCGACAACAAGGCGAGCTCGGCCGACCAGATCCCGTTCTCCGGCACCAACAGCTACGTCAGCGGCTACGAGATGGACGGCATCCCGACCGAATCGGCCTTCGCCGCCAAGTCGCTCAAGGTCACCGCGCCGGCGGTCGACGACAGCGGCCTGGGCAACGCCGGCGCGGTCATCGCGCTGCGCGAGGCCAACGCGATGGGCGTCTACACCGCCTACGGCCCGAACGGCACCAAGACCGGCAAGCCGATCAAGCGTCCCAATCCGGACGGCGCCGGCCTGTTCGCCAACGGCACGCTGGGCAAGGACGACCTGTCGACCGCCAACCTGGTCAGCCCCAGCAGCGGCGTGAAGATCGAGCGCGTGACCTGGCGGGAGATCGTGCAATGA
- a CDS encoding GspH/FimT family pseudopilin codes for MSTPVRNRRGQRGMTLIEMAMVLAIISIVAAIAAPPMALFVNDARLSSQTNQLVASLNAARLEAITRRTTVTVCQTAAPNSATACSTSGTSDWSNGWIAMTAGGTVLRRVHPSPNLVVTTTSASTSFGPTLGNSTTASYKLCIKGAKEHEVLVAPSGRVTQKVNNSVCS; via the coding sequence ATGAGCACGCCTGTCCGCAACCGCCGCGGCCAGCGCGGCATGACGCTGATCGAGATGGCCATGGTGCTGGCCATCATCTCGATCGTCGCCGCGATCGCCGCGCCGCCGATGGCGCTGTTCGTCAACGACGCGCGGCTGTCGAGCCAGACCAACCAGCTGGTCGCCAGCCTCAATGCCGCGCGGCTCGAGGCGATCACGCGGCGCACCACGGTCACCGTCTGCCAGACCGCCGCGCCCAACAGCGCCACCGCCTGCTCCACCTCGGGCACCAGCGATTGGTCGAATGGCTGGATCGCCATGACCGCCGGCGGCACGGTGCTGCGCCGCGTCCACCCGAGCCCCAATCTGGTGGTCACCACCACGTCGGCCAGCACTTCCTTCGGCCCGACGCTGGGGAACAGCACGACCGCCAGCTACAAGCTGTGCATCAAGGGCGCCAAGGAGCACGAGGTCCTGGTCGCGCCGTCGGGCCGGGTGACCCAGAAGGTCAACAACTCCGTCTGTTCGTGA
- the pilV gene encoding type IV pilus modification protein PilV, whose product MTHTLKRQRGISLIEVLVSLMILALGLLGLSGLQSRAMLTGQSSYYRSIAADLAADLAERIRANRSPYLASADADAITLPPDFARCARASDGTLSCGAQTGGRAAYQVAAEMAAWNASLSNSLPNASFTLTSGPGSSTGLLRYVLTINWADNRGKTSSTDTAATSYITVIE is encoded by the coding sequence ATGACCCACACGCTAAAGCGGCAACGCGGCATCTCGCTGATCGAGGTGCTGGTGTCGCTCATGATCCTGGCGCTCGGCCTCCTGGGCCTGTCGGGCCTGCAATCGCGCGCCATGCTGACCGGCCAGAGCAGCTACTACCGCAGCATCGCCGCCGACCTCGCGGCCGACCTGGCCGAGCGCATCCGCGCCAACCGCTCGCCCTACCTCGCCAGCGCCGACGCCGACGCGATCACGCTGCCGCCCGACTTCGCCCGCTGTGCGCGCGCAAGCGACGGCACGCTGAGCTGCGGTGCCCAGACCGGCGGCCGCGCCGCCTATCAGGTCGCGGCCGAAATGGCGGCCTGGAACGCCTCGCTCAGCAACAGCCTGCCCAACGCCTCGTTCACGCTCACCTCCGGCCCGGGCAGCAGCACCGGCCTGCTGCGCTACGTGCTGACCATCAACTGGGCCGACAACCGCGGCAAGACCAGCTCCACCGACACGGCGGCAACCAGCTACATCACGGTGATCGAATGA